ACTTCTTCCTGCGCGGGGTCCCAGTTCCAGGCCATATTCTCTCCTCCTCGACGTTACATTGCGCGAGAGACTTCTTTAAAGAGCCGGCTCGAAGCTTCGTAGGGTGTGAGTCGCCCCTGCTGTACCTCGGCCGTTAACAGCTCGAGTAAACTTTCGTAGGCCGGCGTGGCGGCGCACACGCACTTGAATTCGTACGCGAGCAGCTCCTCGAGCTGGCGTTGCGCGCGGCCGCGGCGGCGCAACGTTAAACCGCCCGACTCCTCGAGGTGCGAGCGATGCGTCGCCACCGCCTCCAGTATATCGTCGACGCCGCGGCCCTCGGTCGCGACCGCCATGACGACCGGCGGCCGCCAGCCGTCCTCCGGCTTCAGCCCGAGCGTCACTTGCAGCTCGCGCGCCATCTGCTCGGCGCCCTCGCGGTCCGCCTTGTTGACCACCAGCACGTCGGCTATTTCCATAAGGCCGGCCTTCATCGCCTGGACCGCGTCCCCCGACTCCGGGACGACGACCACCACCGTCGTGTCGGCGGAGTTGGCGACGTCGAGCTCGCTCTGGCCCACGCCCACCGTCTCGATGAGCACGAGGTCGAGGCCGAAGGCGTCCATCGTCAGCGCGACTTCGCCGGTCGCTTTGGCCAGGCCTCCCAGGCTGCCCCGCGTCGCCATACTCCGGATAAAGACGCGCTCGTTGCCGGCGAGGTCGTGCATGCGGATGCGGTCGCCCAACAGCGCGCCGCCGGTGAAGGGGCTGGTCGGGTCCACCGCGACGATGCCCACGTCGCGCCCGGCGGCGGCGTAACGCTCCGCCAGGTGCGACACCAACGTCGACTTGCCGGCCCCCGGCGGCCCGGTGATGCCTACCAGGTACGCATTACCGGCGCGGCCGTATATTTCGCGCAGGAAGTCGCGGTAGCCGTCGGCCTCGTCCTCGACCGCGGATATCGCCCGCGCCAGCGCCAGCCGGTCGCCGGCTACGAAGCGCTCCAGGAAGTCGGCCGCCGTGACTACGCCGGCGCCCCTCAAAACTCTATCCCTTTCCGCGCCGGTACGCCGATGCGATAATGGTGCTTTATCTCCTTCACTTCGCTTACCAGGTCCGCGGCCTCGGCGAATTCGGCCGGCGCGCCCCGGCCCGTCAGGACGAGCTCCATCTCGGCCGGCCTGGCCGCGACGATGTCCAGTATCTCTTTCGCTTCTACCAGGCCGTAGTCGGCGGCGACGTTCACCTCGTCGAGGACGACGAGGTCGTACGCGTTCTCGGCGACTACCTGCCGCGCCCGGGCCAGCGCCTCCCGCGCCAGCGCGACGTCCTCCGCCGCCGGCTCGTCGCGGTCGACGAAGGTCTCGCGGCCGTACTGTTCAACGTCGAACCCCTCGAGTTTCGCCGCGGCCTCCAGCTCGCCGTAGTTTATCCGGCCCTTCATGAACTGGATGACGAGCACGCGCGCGCCGTGGCCCCAGGCGCGCAGCGCCAGGCCGAGGGCGGCGGTGGTCTTGCCCTTGCCGTCGCCGGTGTAAACTTGAACCGTTCCTTGCGAGCCGAGCATCGTATTGGGGGTAGGCGGCGGGTAAAGACTCCCGCGAAGCGCCCGCCCTTGGGGTTGGCACCTCTCGTTCCAAACTGGTGAACGGCGAAGGACTTTTTATAACATCGGCCCCGTGATGTGTCAATAAATCTTTTGAAATTGGGCCTTTCGGCGGCAAGAACGGCCGGGGACGTTGGCCGGCCTTCTCGCGGGCGCGCCGGGGCGCAAGGCCCGCCGCGAATTGCCTTGTTTTGAAAGGGCGAATATGGTAGCCTTATCCGGGATAAGTTGCGAAAATACCGGCCGTATGGTCCGCGTTCCGGCGTTCGGAGGTCTCGATGAAGCGCGCGTTACGGGGATTGCTCCCGTGGTTGATAATAATATTGGCCGTCGCCTCGGTTTACCAGTTCTTCGTTATGAAATCCGAGCACGTCGCCAAGATCCCCTATTGGAAGTTTACGGACCTGCTCGCGAAGGGCGTCGTTGCCACCGTAACGCTGCAGGAGAATAAGATAACGGGCGAGCTGAGCCGCGAGGCCCGCACCGAGGGCGACGCCCAGCCGTTCACCAAGTTCAAGACGCAGGTGCCGGTGGTGGATTCCGACTTCGTTAAAAAACTGGAGGCCGCCGGCGTCAAGGTCGATACCCAGGATTCGAGGTCGGCTTGGTTCACGATCCTGGTCTCGGTGGGCCCGTACGTATTGCTGTTCGTGTTTTTCATCTGGCTCTTCCGCCGGATGCAAAGCCCCAACAATAAAGCGTTGTCCTTCGGCAAGAGCCGCGCCCGCCTGTTCGAAGAGGGCAAGCAGAAGGTCACGTTCGAGGACGTGGCCGGCGCGGAGGAGGCTAAAGAGGAGCTCCAGGAGATAATCGAGTTCCTGCAGGACCCGCGCAAGTTCCAGCGGCTGGGAGGCAAGATCCCCAAGGGCGTCCTGCTGGTGGGGCCGCCGGGCTCGGGCAAGACGCTGATGGGCCGCGCGGTCGCGGGCGAGGCCGGCGTACCGTTCCTTTCCATCTCCGGCTCCGACTTCGTCGAGATGTTCGTGGGGGTGGGCGCGGCGCGCGTCCGCGACCTGTTCGACGAGGCCAAGAAGCGCGCGCCGTGCATCGTCTTCATAGACGAGCTGGACGCGGTGGGGCGGCTGCGCGGCGCCGGCCTGGGCGGCGGCCACGATGAGCGCGAGCAAACCCTCAACCAGCTGCTGGTCGAGATGGACGGCTTCGAGAGCAACGAGGGCGTCATCCTGCTGGCCGCGACCAACCGTCCCGACGTGCTCGACCCGGCGCTGCTTCGCCCCGGCCGCTTCGACCGCACCGTCGTCGTCGACCGGCCGGACCTGAAAGGTCGCCTGGGCATCCTGCAGGTGCACACCCGCGAGATCCCGCTCGCCGACGCCGTCGACCTCGAGACCATCGCCCGGGGGACGCCGTACTTCTCCGGCGCCGACCTGGCCAACCTCGTCAACGAGGCGGCGCTGCTGGCGGCGCGCCGGGACCGTAAGGCGGTGGCGCAGGCGGACCTGGAGGAGGCGCGCGACAAGGTGATGATGGGGCCCGAGCGCAAGAGCCGCGTCATCCGCGAGAAGGACAAGAAGATCGCCGCCTACCACGAGGCGGGCCACTCGCTGGTGGCCAAGCTCACGCCGGGCTCGGACCCGGTGCACAAGGTCACCATCATACCGCGGGGGATGGCGCTGGGCTTGACACAGTCGCTGCCCGAAGAAGAGAAGCACATGTATTCCAAGGAATACTGCGGCATATTGTTGGACCATATGTTGGGCGGCCGGGCCGCGGAGATGCTGGTCTTCAACGAGGAGACGTCCGGCGCCGGCAACGACATCGAGCGCGCCACCGAGCTCGCCCGCAAGATGGTATGCGATTGGGGGATGAGCGAGACGCTGGGGCCGGTGGCGTTCGGCAAGCGGGAGGAGGCCATCTTCCTAGGCCGCGAGATAGCGCAGCACCGCGACTACTCGGAAGAGACCGCGCAGGTCATAGACGGCGAGATAAGGCGGCTGGTGGACGAGGCGTACGACCGCGCGTACAAATTGTTGAAGAAGAACAAGAAGCAGCTGGAGCTCATCGCGGGGGAGCTCCTGGAGCGGGAAACGCTCACCGGGGAGGAGATAGATACCTTGCTGGCCGGCGAAAAGTTGCCGCCGTTCGCGAAGCAGCCGGCTGCGAAGAAGAAGCGGCCGGGCGAGGGCCGAGCGAAAAAGGCCGCTAAGAGAGCGCGGGAGGTGCCCGACGCCGAGCCGGCCCTCGAGACGTAATGACCGACGATAACGACGACCCTCTTTCCATCCGGAGCGTGAATTTCGACTCGCCGGCCCAGGCGAGGGAGCTGATGGCCGCCGTCGGCGTCGCGCCGCGCGGCGTGGAGATAATGGCGGCGAAGTTCACCTCCCGGGCCCTGTATATAAGGAACCTTCATCCGGCCGCGGCCAATATCCTCAAACAGGTGGCGTTGTCGTCCGGCGCCGAAGCCGCCGTTCACCGGGAGGCGGTTACGTGTCGCGTCGCCCGCAGCGACGCCGTTTTGTTCGGTACCGCGAAGGAACTCTCCCTCATAGGTCAAAAATTAACGGGACAGGATTTCGGCCTGGACGCTTTGGGCCGAGGGGTGTTACGGGCGCTCGCCTCGTGGGACGCGGTCCCCGAGCTAACGTTAAAGGGAGAGCGCCGGCGGCTCGATAGGCCGCTGGTGATGGGGATAGTGAACGTCACGCCGGACTCGTTCTCGGACGGCGGCGAATTCGAAACACCCGTTGCGGCGACGGCGCGCGCGCGCCGGTTGCTCGAGCACGGCGCGGACCTGGTCGACGTCGGCGGCGAGTCGACGCGCCCGGGCGCGGCGTACGTATCGGCCGAGGAGGAGCTGCGCCGGGTGCTGCCGGTGGTGGAGGCGATAGCGCCGGATTACCCGGTATCGGTGGATACGCGGAAGGCCGCGGTGGCGAGGAAGTGCGCCCAGGCCGGCGCCGCGATTATAAACGACGTCTCCGCCGGCCGCGACGACCCCGCGATAGCGGACGTATGCGGCGAGTTCGGCCTCCCGTACGTCGTCATGCACATGCAGGGCACGCCGGGCGATATGCAAAAAGACCCGCGCTACGACGACGTCGTCGGCGAAGTGCGGGATTTCCTGGCCGCTCGAGCCGAGTGGGCGAAGGCGCAGGGCGTCGCCGAGATAGTCGTCGACCCGGGCATCGGCTTCGGCAAGACGCTCGACCATAACCTGGCGCTGCTCAATAACGTACCGGCGCTGGCGGACCTGGGTTACCCGGTAATGGTCGGGCACTCGCGCAAGTCGTTCATCGGCGACTTGACGGGCGCGGAGGTGAACGGCCGGCTGGCCGGCTCGCTGGCGGCGGCGCTGATAGCGGCCCGCCGCGGCGCGCATATACTCAGGGTGCACGACGTCGCGGCGACGGCGCAGGCTTTGGCCGTCGCGTCGGCGGTAACCGGTTCATAATATGTTCGGCCTATCTTTCAGAGTTCAAGACGCGGTAGACATCCTGGTGATGGCGTTCGTCATCTACCGGTTGATGCTGCTGGTGCGGGGAACGCCGGCGGCCCCTATGGCCGCGGGCGCGGTCATCGTGGCCGTCGTCGCCGGCGCGGCCTCGTTGTTCAGCCTGCACTCGATCAACTGGTTCTTCGAGCACCTGCGCGGCGTATGGTTCATAGCGGCCATCATCGTCTTCCAACCCGAGCTACGAAAGGCGCTGGGCTTAATCGGCAAGAACCGATTGGTGCGGGCGGTCCTGGGCCGAAAGGAGACGACGATAGACATCGTCGTGAACGCGGCCTTCGAGTTCGCCGCCACCCGCGTAGGGGCGCTCCTCGTCTTCGAGCGGACCGTCCCGTTGGGCAGCTACGTCGAGCGGGGCGTCCGCCTAAACAGCGAGATATCGCGCGAGCTCTTGGGTGCCATATTCGACGCTCACTCGCCGCTGCACGACGGCGCGGCCATAATCGAGGGTGACCGGGTCGCGGCCGCGGCCGTGATGTTGCCCCTTACCGAAAACCCGGAGGTCGCGAAGAGCCGCGGCGCCCGCCACCGCGCCGCCCTCGGCATAACGGAGGTCACGGACGCCGTGGTCGTCGTTATATCGGAGGAGACGGGCCGGGTGGCCATCGCGGCCGACGGCCGGTTGAACCCGGTGACGGGCGTGGAAGATTTGAAAGCGTCGCTGCAGGATTATTTGAAAGGCAGGTTGTAGGCCGGGGTATGCCTCGCCGCGTCGAGATGGAATTACGCGGGCGCTTGCGGCGCCTTTTCGGCAACTTGGGCTTTAAGGTTCTGGCCCTCCTACTCGCCGTCCTGTTCTGGTTCTTCATCGCCAGCGGCCGGGAGGGCTATCGCGAAATCGAGGCGCCGCTCGAGCTAGAGGGCGTGCCGGACGGTATCACGGTAAACAGCCCCCAGCCCGAGAAGGTGTCTTTCCGCGTGGCCGGGAAAGGGCGGGACCTGTTCGGCCTCCGCGCCGCCGATTTCAAAGTGGTAATAAACCTGGCCGACAAGGACGCCGGCGTGTATCCCGTAGGCCTTACCACCGCGGACGTTATCTACGCCGGCGACGAGGACGTGAAGGTCGAGGAGATATTGAGCGAGAGGACCGTAATCGTGGAGCTCGAGCGCCGCGTTACGAAGGCCGTCCCCGTAGAGGTGGATTTCTCCGGTTCGCCTCGAGCCGGGTTCTATTTAGGAGTGCCGGAGGTCCAGCCGCCCAAGGCCACCCTCTACGGCTCGGTTAGGGTACTGGATAAGGTGCGGGCGGTATCGGTGGTGGTGGACGCCGAGGGGCGCGACGCGCCGTTCGCGGCCCAGGTACCCATTAAAGCCCCCGCCGGCATCACGCTCGTGGGGGCCGACGAGGTGCTGGTATCGGTACCGGTAGGCCCGGGCGAGCGTCTGTCTTTCGGCGGCGTGCGGGTAACGGCGCGAGGCGCCGAGCGCGGCGCGTACGAGCTGAGGCCGGCCGAGGTTTCGGTTACGCTGGAGGGCGAGGCCGGCCGGCTGGCGGCGTTGGGGCCGCTTTCGGCCGAGGTCTATCCGCGGGGTCCGGGCAAGTATCCGGTGCGCGTAAACGTACCGGACCACGTAACCCTTATCGCCGTAACCCCGGGCGAGGTCGAAGCGGCGCTGGTCGCCGCGACGAGGTAATATGAAGGTTAAGGACCACAAGAAGGGCGAAACGTCGGGCTCGTTTACGGCGCGGCTCTATATTCCGGACAACGACCAGGCGGCCGCGTTCTACGGCCCGGGCGACCGGAACCTGAAGCAGGCCGAGGAGATGTTCGGCGTGCATATCGTCGCCCGGGGCAACGAACTCGTCATCCGCGGCGAGGAAGCGGCGGTGGACCGCGTCGCCGAGCTCTTCGAGCAGGTGCTCGAGTCCAGCGAGGGGGCGCCCGGGGCCGCGGGCTCGCAGATCGGTTACGCCCTGGAGGCGCTGCGGAGCGACCCCGCGACGGAGCTGGGTGAGCTGTTGTCCGAGGCCATCCCGGTGCCGTCGCGGCGCCGCTTCATCAGGCCCCGGACGGCGGGCCAGCGCACGTACGCCCGCAGCATCCGCGACCACACCATAATTTTCGCCATCGGCCCGGCGGGCACGGGGAAGACCTACATCGCGATGGCCATGGCGGTCGATATGCTGATGAGGGAAGAGGTGCGGCGCGTGGTATTGGTCCGGCCCGCGGTGGAGGCGGGCGAGAAGCTGGGGTACCTCCCCGGCGACTTCACCGAGAAGGTCGCGCCTTATTTAAGACCGCTCTACGACGCGCTCCACGACATGATGGATTTCGACCGGGCGATGCGGCTCATCGAGCGGGGCGTGGTAGAGGTGGTGCCCCTGGCCTATATGCGAGGGCGGACGCTCAACGAGTCTTTCGTCGTACTGGACGAGGCGCAGAATACCACCTACGAGCAGATGAAGATGTTCCTCACCCGGCTGGGTTTCGGCTCCAAAGCGGTGGTGACGGGCGACATCACGCAGATAGACCTGGAAGAGAACGTCCGCTCCGGCCTGGTCGAAGTCCAGGATATATTGAAAGGTTTGGACGGCACCGACTTCGTCTACCTCACGCGGCGCGACGTCGTGCGCCATCCCATAATACAACGCGTGGTGGACGCGTACGACGGGTACGAGGCGAAGCATCGCGTAGACCGGCGCGCCTCCGCGGCCCGGGCCGGCAAGCGGCGGCCCGGCGGCCGGCCCCCTTCGGAAGAGTAAGGGATTACCGTGGCGTTCGGTAAAAGATCTCGGGTAAGGTTGCGGCGGCTTTTCGCCGGCCGGCCGCGCGGCGTCGGCCGGAAGAGGGCCGAGAAGCCGTGGCGTCGCCTCAATACCAAGCGCGCCGCGATAGGCCTGGCCACTTTCGTCGCGCTCTCGGTCCTCGTTACGCCCAGCCAATTTTTCCGCCGTCCGCAGC
This window of the bacterium genome carries:
- the meaB gene encoding methylmalonyl Co-A mutase-associated GTPase MeaB — its product is MRGAGVVTAADFLERFVAGDRLALARAISAVEDEADGYRDFLREIYGRAGNAYLVGITGPPGAGKSTLVSHLAERYAAAGRDVGIVAVDPTSPFTGGALLGDRIRMHDLAGNERVFIRSMATRGSLGGLAKATGEVALTMDAFGLDLVLIETVGVGQSELDVANSADTTVVVVVPESGDAVQAMKAGLMEIADVLVVNKADREGAEQMARELQVTLGLKPEDGWRPPVVMAVATEGRGVDDILEAVATHRSHLEESGGLTLRRRGRAQRQLEELLAYEFKCVCAATPAYESLLELLTAEVQQGRLTPYEASSRLFKEVSRAM
- a CDS encoding PhoH family protein — translated: MKVKDHKKGETSGSFTARLYIPDNDQAAAFYGPGDRNLKQAEEMFGVHIVARGNELVIRGEEAAVDRVAELFEQVLESSEGAPGAAGSQIGYALEALRSDPATELGELLSEAIPVPSRRRFIRPRTAGQRTYARSIRDHTIIFAIGPAGTGKTYIAMAMAVDMLMREEVRRVVLVRPAVEAGEKLGYLPGDFTEKVAPYLRPLYDALHDMMDFDRAMRLIERGVVEVVPLAYMRGRTLNESFVVLDEAQNTTYEQMKMFLTRLGFGSKAVVTGDITQIDLEENVRSGLVEVQDILKGLDGTDFVYLTRRDVVRHPIIQRVVDAYDGYEAKHRVDRRASAARAGKRRPGGRPPSEE
- the cobO gene encoding cob(I)yrinic acid a,c-diamide adenosyltransferase is translated as MLGSQGTVQVYTGDGKGKTTAALGLALRAWGHGARVLVIQFMKGRINYGELEAAAKLEGFDVEQYGRETFVDRDEPAAEDVALAREALARARQVVAENAYDLVVLDEVNVAADYGLVEAKEILDIVAARPAEMELVLTGRGAPAEFAEAADLVSEVKEIKHHYRIGVPARKGIEF
- the cdaA gene encoding diadenylate cyclase CdaA — encoded protein: MFGLSFRVQDAVDILVMAFVIYRLMLLVRGTPAAPMAAGAVIVAVVAGAASLFSLHSINWFFEHLRGVWFIAAIIVFQPELRKALGLIGKNRLVRAVLGRKETTIDIVVNAAFEFAATRVGALLVFERTVPLGSYVERGVRLNSEISRELLGAIFDAHSPLHDGAAIIEGDRVAAAAVMLPLTENPEVAKSRGARHRAALGITEVTDAVVVVISEETGRVAIAADGRLNPVTGVEDLKASLQDYLKGRL
- the folP gene encoding dihydropteroate synthase, translating into MTDDNDDPLSIRSVNFDSPAQARELMAAVGVAPRGVEIMAAKFTSRALYIRNLHPAAANILKQVALSSGAEAAVHREAVTCRVARSDAVLFGTAKELSLIGQKLTGQDFGLDALGRGVLRALASWDAVPELTLKGERRRLDRPLVMGIVNVTPDSFSDGGEFETPVAATARARRLLEHGADLVDVGGESTRPGAAYVSAEEELRRVLPVVEAIAPDYPVSVDTRKAAVARKCAQAGAAIINDVSAGRDDPAIADVCGEFGLPYVVMHMQGTPGDMQKDPRYDDVVGEVRDFLAARAEWAKAQGVAEIVVDPGIGFGKTLDHNLALLNNVPALADLGYPVMVGHSRKSFIGDLTGAEVNGRLAGSLAAALIAARRGAHILRVHDVAATAQALAVASAVTGS
- the ftsH gene encoding ATP-dependent zinc metalloprotease FtsH; this encodes MKRALRGLLPWLIIILAVASVYQFFVMKSEHVAKIPYWKFTDLLAKGVVATVTLQENKITGELSREARTEGDAQPFTKFKTQVPVVDSDFVKKLEAAGVKVDTQDSRSAWFTILVSVGPYVLLFVFFIWLFRRMQSPNNKALSFGKSRARLFEEGKQKVTFEDVAGAEEAKEELQEIIEFLQDPRKFQRLGGKIPKGVLLVGPPGSGKTLMGRAVAGEAGVPFLSISGSDFVEMFVGVGAARVRDLFDEAKKRAPCIVFIDELDAVGRLRGAGLGGGHDEREQTLNQLLVEMDGFESNEGVILLAATNRPDVLDPALLRPGRFDRTVVVDRPDLKGRLGILQVHTREIPLADAVDLETIARGTPYFSGADLANLVNEAALLAARRDRKAVAQADLEEARDKVMMGPERKSRVIREKDKKIAAYHEAGHSLVAKLTPGSDPVHKVTIIPRGMALGLTQSLPEEEKHMYSKEYCGILLDHMLGGRAAEMLVFNEETSGAGNDIERATELARKMVCDWGMSETLGPVAFGKREEAIFLGREIAQHRDYSEETAQVIDGEIRRLVDEAYDRAYKLLKKNKKQLELIAGELLERETLTGEEIDTLLAGEKLPPFAKQPAAKKKRPGEGRAKKAAKRAREVPDAEPALET
- a CDS encoding CdaR family protein, which translates into the protein MPRRVEMELRGRLRRLFGNLGFKVLALLLAVLFWFFIASGREGYREIEAPLELEGVPDGITVNSPQPEKVSFRVAGKGRDLFGLRAADFKVVINLADKDAGVYPVGLTTADVIYAGDEDVKVEEILSERTVIVELERRVTKAVPVEVDFSGSPRAGFYLGVPEVQPPKATLYGSVRVLDKVRAVSVVVDAEGRDAPFAAQVPIKAPAGITLVGADEVLVSVPVGPGERLSFGGVRVTARGAERGAYELRPAEVSVTLEGEAGRLAALGPLSAEVYPRGPGKYPVRVNVPDHVTLIAVTPGEVEAALVAATR